From Pseudomonadota bacterium:
TCCGGATTCTCGTTATACCGCTTGAGATTCCAATAAGGCGGAGATGTAACTGCCAGGTGTATCGACTCCTCCCCTAGGAATGATAAATCACGAGCGTCGCCGTTAATCAGCGTGTGGGTTGTGGGTTGCATAGTTTCAGACGGAGGCCGATACATGGGCAATAAGAGTTTTTGCAAAACGTTCAACTGTAAGATCGTTGGAAGGGGTGTCGTAATTGCCGTCAATGCCTTCACGGAGCGAGGAGGTGATGAAGGCAGAAGCTGTGTAGTGTCGCTCCAGAACCAGCTTGCGACAAAACAACTCGTACCGACGCATATACGAAGCGCCGATGAACTCAGGGAATACTTTGAAATGAGGTTGCTGGACGCTCACAGGACGGTTCGATGCCTCGCAATCCTCCAGCATGAAGAAGTATCCAAGAAACGGCTGCGGGCTGTCGAGGTAGGCGCGTTCTCTGAATGCGGTCCAAAGGTCAAGGGCACTGCCCATCGCTTCCTCTGTCCGGTTGTTGAAATTGTTGCCGAACGATGGTCCGACCTGAGATTTAGCTTCGATGGCGACGACCAGTGTCCGATCGCGGACTACGAGAAGATCCCATTCTTTTGTGGGCCGAAAAAAACCTGGAAGCTCAACGGCCTTTTTTCGAAATATATATACGGGTGGGATGCCTGCCTCGGTAATGAGTTGTGTAAAAAGGTTGATAAAGGCATCCATGTGGGCACCGCCTGTCACAGCGCTCCGAAGACCTTGATCGGCCTTGCCGGCCTCTTCTTGCTTCCTGCGTTGCGCAGTTCGTGTCTGCCAATAGTGAGCTACGGCTTCCTGGGTACGGGTGTGTAAATTCTTAAGAAGTTCAGTTTGATTCATTGCCTTAGTATCGCATTTTTTCTAATGTTTTTCCAGTGGCCAACATATGAATCAGCCAGAGCCAACGGCAATTGGCTGTATCCACGGGTTGGGCAATTCTTTTCATTCCTATTGTCCTTTGTCAGTGCCTGACCCCTTTATATTCTTTTCGGGATGCCTTCACCGGAATCACGCTCCAAGAACTTGTAGGCTATCCCTGGGATGAATCACCCGGTCGATCCAGCCTTCATGCTGTCCCCACCAGTTAGTCCCTTAAGCATTGTCATATCCCAAGCAACTGCTTCTTCTTTTGCTCATAGTCAGACTCAGAAATTAATTTTTGCTCTTTCAATCTCGCAAGTGCGCTCAACTGGCTTTCAATATCTTGCGCCGAAAATGTTTCAGAATTGCCATTGCCGCGCCGTTCCCGCAGAACTTGGGAACGGCGTACCAAGTAATATGGAAACGTGACAATCCAAAGCAGAAGTGCCGACAAACACCATGCTAGAGCGCCATTATTTATGGAATATGGCTGCTTTGTGGCGGGTATCTTGTTGGTACTGGCATCATAAGTTAACCAAATTGTGGTGGCCAAAACGATGATAAGGATAAACTCTACCATAATATCTCCTTTCTTATTTTGCATGTTGTTTTATGCATAACACAAAGCTGAACCAGAGGCGGAACACCCTATTCCGCCGATTGGCTCCAGCGCCTTGTTATCCCTTGCTCTGTATCTTTCCATTAACGAAGTTGATGAAGGCGGAACAAACTACAAGCATAAATTTCGC
This genomic window contains:
- a CDS encoding PaeR7I family type II restriction endonuclease — protein: MNQTELLKNLHTRTQEAVAHYWQTRTAQRRKQEEAGKADQGLRSAVTGGAHMDAFINLFTQLITEAGIPPVYIFRKKAVELPGFFRPTKEWDLLVVRDRTLVVAIEAKSQVGPSFGNNFNNRTEEAMGSALDLWTAFRERAYLDSPQPFLGYFFMLEDCEASNRPVSVQQPHFKVFPEFIGASYMRRYELFCRKLVLERHYTASAFITSSLREGIDGNYDTPSNDLTVERFAKTLIAHVSASV
- a CDS encoding SHOCT domain-containing protein, which produces MVEFILIIVLATTIWLTYDASTNKIPATKQPYSINNGALAWCLSALLLWIVTFPYYLVRRSQVLRERRGNGNSETFSAQDIESQLSALARLKEQKLISESDYEQKKKQLLGI